A single genomic interval of Antarcticibacterium arcticum harbors:
- a CDS encoding DUF5916 domain-containing protein, which produces MKSIIITLLMLGSLSLFSQENDSIPRKKVTIPRIVDAPKIDGVLDEASWENAGIATGFVERQPNNGRPIPDSLHTEVRIIYDDLGIYFGATMNDPQPDKIMKELTERDQIGADDFFFILLNGYNDRQQSMQFIVTAAGVQYDAKMTNMREDSSWNAVWYSAVKINETNWVAEIFIPYSELRFPKKNVQLWGLQMEREFRREGTRYSWSPINNAKGSFSIYDGEIYGIENIQTPTRLSFQPYVSSYVNNYDGKTHVNFNGGMDLKYGINDAFTLDMVLIPDFGQTKFDETVLNLSAFEVQYNEQRQFFTEGTELFSIGNLFYSRRIGGYPSGRALTGENEIVTFNPTTVDLINALKVSGRTDKGLGIGFFNAITEKTYAEIENTQTGDTRKTVVEPFTNYNILVLDQRFGDNSSVSLVNTNTTRADGFRDANATGLYTQLTNKSNTWNLRASAEGSWVMNDETKFGMEGQAGIAKISGKHRVQAGLDFRTKDYDINDLGYSGQTNYMRYMSYYGYRLLQPKGFLNNMFLNFNLNHLRRLEPDLYSNVVFNFNSSFTTTNFHNFGGGFETTPLGTKDIYEPRFHGWHVDIPTYYNTWLWFDTDYRKKFNLSMVADWYKFDEKGRGTLNINFRPNYRVSDKFKLNFQTSMNLSDKEIGFVNYTANEIIMGRRNRNTVVNSLGGNYIFNNKIALNLAFRHYYSEVEYSGFFELQENGSLLPEPGHSNTYDTTYNSWNIDLRFSWWFAPGSQISILYRNAMDSYLQEARQPLNQNFNYLFDQPQVNNLSVRITYFLDYNRLKTWFKSNDQDGPLQRNNMGRLN; this is translated from the coding sequence ATGAAATCCATCATCATCACATTGCTCATGCTGGGCAGCCTTTCATTATTTTCTCAGGAAAATGACAGTATCCCACGTAAAAAAGTAACCATTCCAAGAATTGTCGATGCCCCAAAAATAGATGGGGTTCTTGATGAGGCCTCCTGGGAAAATGCAGGTATTGCGACAGGCTTTGTAGAACGCCAGCCAAATAACGGAAGACCAATTCCAGATAGTTTGCATACTGAGGTAAGGATCATCTATGACGACCTGGGTATATACTTTGGCGCTACCATGAACGATCCTCAACCGGATAAGATCATGAAAGAACTTACAGAAAGAGACCAGATAGGCGCCGATGATTTCTTCTTTATTTTATTGAATGGCTATAATGACCGGCAGCAGAGCATGCAGTTCATAGTCACTGCCGCCGGGGTTCAATATGACGCGAAGATGACGAATATGAGAGAAGATTCTTCCTGGAATGCTGTGTGGTACAGTGCAGTGAAGATCAATGAAACAAACTGGGTAGCCGAAATATTTATTCCATATTCCGAACTTAGATTTCCTAAAAAAAATGTGCAATTATGGGGTTTACAAATGGAAAGGGAATTTCGAAGGGAAGGAACTAGATACAGCTGGAGTCCTATAAACAATGCGAAAGGTTCTTTTTCAATTTATGACGGGGAGATCTATGGCATAGAGAACATTCAAACCCCCACCCGGCTTTCTTTTCAACCCTATGTTTCCTCATACGTAAATAATTATGACGGCAAAACACACGTGAATTTCAACGGGGGTATGGACCTTAAATATGGGATCAATGATGCCTTTACCCTTGACATGGTTCTTATTCCAGATTTTGGACAAACTAAATTTGATGAAACTGTTCTTAATCTTTCTGCCTTTGAGGTGCAGTATAATGAACAACGGCAGTTCTTTACAGAGGGTACAGAACTATTTAGCATTGGCAATCTTTTTTATTCCAGGCGTATTGGGGGGTACCCCTCCGGCAGGGCTTTGACCGGGGAAAATGAAATTGTAACTTTTAATCCCACCACGGTAGACCTCATAAATGCCCTTAAAGTTTCCGGCCGTACAGATAAAGGGTTGGGAATTGGATTCTTTAATGCTATTACTGAAAAGACATATGCTGAAATTGAAAACACTCAAACCGGGGACACTCGAAAAACAGTTGTGGAACCTTTTACCAATTATAACATCCTGGTACTGGATCAACGGTTTGGTGATAATTCTTCAGTTTCGCTCGTAAACACCAATACCACCCGGGCTGATGGTTTTCGCGATGCAAATGCCACAGGTTTATATACCCAGCTTACCAATAAAAGTAACACCTGGAATTTACGGGCAAGTGCCGAGGGTAGTTGGGTAATGAACGATGAAACAAAATTTGGAATGGAGGGCCAGGCCGGTATTGCGAAAATAAGCGGTAAACACCGCGTGCAGGCGGGCCTGGATTTCAGGACAAAGGATTATGACATAAATGACCTGGGATACAGCGGCCAAACCAATTATATGCGGTATATGAGTTACTACGGTTACAGGTTACTTCAACCAAAAGGGTTTTTGAACAATATGTTCCTCAATTTCAACCTGAACCACCTGCGCCGGCTGGAACCGGATCTTTACAGTAACGTGGTATTCAATTTTAATTCCAGTTTCACCACTACCAACTTCCATAATTTCGGGGGCGGTTTTGAAACTACCCCCCTGGGAACCAAGGATATTTATGAACCCCGTTTTCATGGATGGCATGTAGACATCCCCACTTACTACAACACCTGGCTGTGGTTTGATACAGATTACCGGAAAAAATTTAACCTTAGTATGGTGGCCGACTGGTATAAATTTGATGAAAAAGGCAGAGGGACCCTTAATATAAATTTTCGCCCGAATTACAGGGTATCAGATAAATTCAAGCTTAATTTCCAAACCAGCATGAACCTTTCTGACAAAGAAATTGGGTTTGTAAATTACACGGCAAATGAAATAATTATGGGCCGGCGTAACCGGAACACCGTTGTAAATTCCCTGGGAGGAAATTACATTTTCAATAATAAGATCGCACTTAATCTGGCATTCCGGCATTATTATTCAGAAGTTGAGTATTCCGGTTTCTTTGAATTACAGGAAAATGGATCTCTCCTCCCGGAACCCGGTCATTCCAATACTTATGATACCACTTATAACAGCTGGAATATAGATTTAAGATTTTCGTGGTGGTTTGCACCGGGAAGCCAGATAAGCATCCTGTACCGCAATGCAATGGATAGTTATTTGCAGGAGGCACGGCAACCTTTAAACCAAAATTTCAATTACCTGTTTGACCAGCCGCAGGTCAATAATCTTTCAGTTCGCATAACTTACTTCCTGGATTATAACAGGCTGAAAACCTGGTTTAAATCCAATGACCAGGATGGGCCGCTACAGCGGAATAATATGGGCCGGTTAAATTAA
- a CDS encoding zinc-dependent metalloprotease has product MIKKLSVIGLVAVLSLGCQSQGQVAQTPQPSPPKKSNGDLKAYKDVITPAAKSDEGLFTTHFVGDKLYFEIPTNIFEKDMLLVSRIAKVPSGFGGGYVNAGSKVNEQVVRWTRRGNNVDMKIISFENQSDEGSPIYQSVTANNFFPILYSTKVVALNPDSNAVVVEVNSLYENDIEAINGISSSLKKRYKVKKLDQSRSYIESAHSFPKNIEVKHLMTYEAEEPPERGQAGTISLLMNQSMVLLPDDKMQPRLADDRVGWFTIKKYNYDSEELKADDYEIIRRWRLEPKDVEAYKRGELVEPVKPIVYYLDPATPEKWRPYFKQGIEDWNVAFEAAGFKNAIIAKDPPTKEEDPDFSPEDVRYSVVRYVASTTRNAVGPSVTDPRTGEIIGSSIIWYHNHLRSYRNRYMIEAGAQNPSARTLNTPEAEIGEMMRMVIAHEIGHALGLPHNMKASAAYPTDSLRSAEFTQKYGLTPSIMDYARVNYVAQPEDKNVRYIRMMGPYDLYSINWGYRYLPGANTPLAEKPTLDKWILEKAGDPVYEFGGGYDGVDPQSQRESLGDDQVKASEYGLANLKKVVPNLVAWTSKDGYNYDDLGEVYGELTNLWRGYITHVITNVGGVYETQKTADQDGAVYEAVPRQKQKEAVQFLNNHAFSTPNWLLDQDLLTRIEATGAIERVQSLQTRSLNSLLDEKRLKRMVSNEQVSGNKAYTAVEMMDDLRKGIFSELYAGRKADAYRRNLQRSYIDAATGYVQKLKETESDGILKSDIIALMRGEMERLKRDINQRGNYVNDVLTRYHWKDLVARIDSGLRVEL; this is encoded by the coding sequence ATGATTAAAAAATTATCTGTAATTGGATTGGTGGCGGTCCTAAGTTTGGGCTGCCAGAGCCAGGGGCAGGTGGCCCAAACCCCACAGCCCTCACCCCCAAAAAAGAGCAATGGAGACCTAAAGGCATATAAAGATGTCATTACACCTGCAGCTAAAAGTGATGAAGGCTTGTTTACCACACATTTTGTAGGGGATAAGCTCTATTTCGAAATTCCCACGAACATTTTTGAGAAAGACATGCTTTTGGTGAGCAGGATCGCAAAAGTGCCCTCCGGCTTTGGAGGGGGTTATGTAAATGCCGGGTCCAAGGTGAATGAACAGGTGGTACGCTGGACCCGCAGGGGAAATAATGTAGATATGAAGATCATAAGCTTTGAGAACCAAAGCGATGAAGGATCTCCCATTTATCAATCTGTAACGGCCAATAATTTTTTTCCAATCCTCTACAGTACAAAGGTGGTGGCGCTAAATCCCGATTCCAATGCGGTGGTAGTGGAAGTGAACAGCCTATATGAAAATGATATTGAAGCCATCAACGGGATCTCATCTTCCCTTAAAAAGCGTTATAAGGTTAAAAAGCTTGATCAAAGCCGGTCTTATATAGAATCTGCCCACTCCTTTCCCAAGAACATCGAGGTGAAGCATTTGATGACCTATGAAGCGGAAGAACCACCCGAAAGAGGACAGGCGGGTACCATCTCACTCTTAATGAATCAATCTATGGTATTGCTGCCAGATGATAAGATGCAGCCCAGACTGGCCGATGACCGGGTAGGTTGGTTCACCATAAAGAAATACAATTATGATTCAGAAGAACTGAAGGCCGATGATTACGAGATCATACGCAGGTGGCGCCTGGAGCCCAAAGATGTAGAAGCTTATAAACGAGGGGAACTTGTAGAACCTGTAAAACCAATTGTATATTACCTGGATCCTGCTACTCCGGAGAAATGGAGACCCTATTTTAAACAGGGAATTGAGGACTGGAATGTTGCCTTTGAAGCAGCAGGCTTTAAGAATGCAATCATCGCCAAAGATCCGCCCACCAAAGAGGAGGATCCCGATTTTAGCCCGGAAGATGTGCGGTATTCTGTGGTTCGCTATGTAGCCAGCACAACGCGAAATGCGGTAGGGCCTTCGGTTACAGATCCGCGTACGGGAGAGATCATAGGAAGTAGCATCATCTGGTACCACAACCATTTGCGCTCTTACCGGAACCGTTATATGATAGAAGCAGGAGCCCAAAATCCTTCCGCAAGAACCCTTAACACCCCAGAGGCCGAAATTGGGGAAATGATGCGGATGGTTATTGCCCACGAGATTGGCCATGCGCTTGGCTTGCCTCATAATATGAAGGCCAGTGCCGCCTATCCTACAGATTCTTTACGATCGGCTGAATTCACACAAAAGTATGGGTTAACCCCTTCCATTATGGATTATGCCCGGGTGAACTATGTAGCCCAGCCGGAAGATAAAAATGTACGTTACATAAGGATGATGGGCCCGTATGACCTGTATTCCATAAACTGGGGCTACAGGTACCTGCCGGGTGCCAACACTCCCCTGGCAGAAAAACCTACTCTTGATAAATGGATACTGGAAAAAGCAGGGGATCCCGTGTATGAATTCGGCGGGGGATATGATGGCGTAGATCCGCAGTCGCAGCGGGAAAGCCTGGGAGATGACCAGGTAAAGGCAAGTGAGTATGGCCTGGCAAATCTTAAAAAAGTAGTCCCTAACCTGGTAGCCTGGACCTCTAAGGATGGTTACAATTATGATGACCTGGGCGAAGTTTATGGAGAGCTTACCAATTTGTGGAGAGGTTATATTACCCATGTGATCACCAATGTTGGAGGGGTATATGAAACACAAAAAACTGCAGATCAGGATGGGGCAGTCTATGAGGCGGTTCCCCGGCAAAAACAAAAGGAAGCGGTACAATTTTTAAACAATCATGCCTTTTCCACTCCAAACTGGTTGCTGGATCAGGATCTTTTAACCCGCATTGAGGCAACAGGGGCTATAGAAAGGGTACAATCATTACAAACCCGTTCCCTCAATTCTTTACTAGACGAGAAACGATTGAAACGTATGGTGAGCAATGAGCAGGTATCCGGAAATAAAGCCTATACGGCTGTGGAAATGATGGATGACCTGCGCAAGGGTATCTTCAGCGAACTGTACGCCGGCCGAAAAGCCGATGCTTACCGCCGCAATTTACAGCGTTCCTATATTGATGCCGCAACGGGATATGTGCAAAAGCTGAAAGAAACTGAAAGCGATGGCATCCTGAAATCTGACATTATTGCACTGATGCGTGGGGAAATGGAACGTTTGAAACGGGATATCAACCAGCGTGGCAACTATGTAAATGATGTACTTACCAGATATCACTGGAAAGATCTTGTCGCACGAATAGACAGCGGGCTTAGGGTTGAACTTTAA
- a CDS encoding SDR family NAD(P)-dependent oxidoreductase encodes MELEGKVALITGAGSGIGEGTAILFAKEGAKLVLSDINEEAGNKVLVEIKENGGEAVFIKADTSVAEDSEKSVEVALKTFGRLDIAVNNAGIGGAMAPVGEYGIDDWDKVIAINLSGVFYGMRYQIPAMLKNVSGSIINVASILGNVGLAKSAAYVAAKHGVVGLTKSAAIEYSSKGIRVNSVGPGFIKTPLLEQLEKEQLDQIIALHPIGRLGEVNEVAQLFLWLASERSSFATGTYYPIDGGYLAR; translated from the coding sequence ATGGAATTAGAGGGAAAGGTTGCATTGATCACCGGCGCGGGTTCGGGGATAGGAGAGGGTACAGCAATATTGTTTGCAAAGGAAGGAGCAAAACTTGTACTAAGTGATATAAATGAGGAGGCCGGGAATAAGGTACTGGTGGAAATAAAGGAAAACGGCGGGGAAGCTGTTTTTATCAAAGCCGATACATCTGTGGCCGAAGATTCAGAAAAAAGTGTCGAAGTAGCCCTGAAAACTTTTGGCCGACTCGATATAGCGGTAAACAATGCGGGAATTGGAGGTGCTATGGCCCCTGTGGGGGAATATGGTATTGATGACTGGGACAAAGTTATCGCCATCAATCTTTCCGGAGTTTTTTACGGGATGCGGTACCAGATACCTGCAATGCTTAAAAATGTAAGTGGTTCTATTATCAATGTAGCTTCTATTTTAGGGAATGTGGGCTTAGCGAAAAGTGCAGCCTATGTTGCTGCCAAACACGGGGTGGTAGGACTTACAAAAAGCGCCGCTATTGAATATTCCTCTAAGGGCATCCGGGTGAATTCGGTGGGACCTGGTTTTATCAAGACACCGCTTCTGGAGCAACTGGAGAAGGAACAGCTGGACCAGATTATTGCCCTGCACCCTATAGGTCGTTTGGGAGAAGTAAATGAGGTGGCACAACTTTTCCTCTGGCTGGCAAGTGAAAGGTCTTCCTTCGCTACCGGGACTTATTATCCAATTGATGGGGGATATCTCGCCAGGTAG
- a CDS encoding M15 family metallopeptidase, which translates to MKAVFQILTLLFLYNVSAQESTLPPNFVYVQDVIPDVVLEMRYAGENNFLGMSVDGYKSPVAILSRPAAMALAKVQRELKEKGYCLKIFDAYRPQRAVNHFISWARKPEDTLKKAQFYPGLDKKDLFSLGYISTRSGHSRGSTIDLSIVDYNSGEEIDMGGAYDFFGERSHHNYTNITPAQKMNRSILKNAMMKYGFQPYSQEWWHYTYQPEPFPNTYFDFLVK; encoded by the coding sequence ATGAAAGCTGTTTTTCAAATTCTCACTCTTCTATTCCTTTATAATGTTAGTGCGCAGGAAAGCACCTTACCTCCAAATTTTGTATATGTGCAGGACGTAATCCCTGATGTTGTGCTGGAGATGCGATATGCAGGGGAGAATAATTTTCTGGGAATGTCGGTAGATGGCTATAAAAGTCCTGTTGCAATCCTGTCCCGGCCAGCCGCTATGGCGCTCGCAAAAGTGCAGAGGGAACTGAAGGAAAAGGGTTATTGCCTTAAAATTTTCGATGCTTACCGGCCACAAAGAGCGGTAAACCATTTTATATCCTGGGCCCGAAAGCCGGAGGACACCCTTAAAAAAGCCCAGTTTTATCCTGGGTTAGATAAAAAAGACCTTTTTTCACTGGGTTACATTTCCACGCGCTCCGGGCATTCCCGCGGCAGTACCATAGATTTGAGTATAGTAGATTATAACAGTGGGGAAGAAATTGATATGGGCGGAGCCTATGATTTTTTTGGGGAACGTTCCCATCATAATTATACCAATATTACTCCTGCTCAGAAAATGAACCGTAGCATCCTTAAAAACGCAATGATGAAGTATGGTTTTCAACCATATTCCCAGGAATGGTGGCATTATACCTACCAGCCGGAGCCTTTTCCAAATACCTATTTTGATTTCTTGGTGAAATAG